The Terriglobia bacterium genome contains the following window.
TGCCGTCTCTATGGAAATCCGCAAAAAGCGCGGATTCCCACAGAGACTTGGAAAAGTCTCGCAAAAAGCAGCGAGACTTTCCCACATTTCCCACAGGCCCTACTGGTTTTTTATTTTCTGATGTAAAGACAAAAACACCCGGTAGCGAAAGCACCTTAAGAAGGCCGAGTTTTTGTCTAGACAATGGGGTACACCTTAGATCGCGAAGGAAGCTCCGCTTCTGCAGGTGCCACGGCTAGGGCCTGATCGGCGAGGGGGTTATGTACGATAAGGCCGTTAACCGTTACCTTACGCCGTTACTCGCCCCCATGGCACCTTAGTCTCCTGCGACATTCATTCCTGGCTTTGCGGACAATTTGCACTATCCTTGGTATTTCGGAGCCGCGCTATAACAGTGGGTGTATGATTGACTTCGGCTGAAATGACAAAGACGAAACAGTCGGAAGCGTGACAGGCATGTTGGCCGCCTTTCATTGAAAACGATGACCGCCGTTGAATGCAGATGCCTTCAAATTGGCCTGAGGAGGATAACATGACCAGGGATCAGCGCCTCCTGTGCATCAGGATTGCATTGATAATTTATTGCCCCTTGAGCTGTCTTTTAGTCGGCCTATTATCATTATACATTGGGCGCATTGGCCCATCGTACGTTGCGGTGCTGTTCCAAGGCGGCTTGCTGCGAAACAGCATTCCATTCCCTGGCTACCCGGGTTTTATTCAACTGCCCGGGTTGGTTCTCGGTTTTTGCTCGTTTGTTCTTGCGACATTTTTCAGCAGTTCCTCGCTTCGATTTGCAAGCTTGTTCCAGATCCGCGTGTTACTCATTATTCTGATTTGGTTGCTTATCATTCCGGTTAAGGCCGTGGTTATATGGGAATCACAAGGAGCCGGTATAGAGGCGTGGATGCGTTTGATTTTTGTGGCTGTCCATCTGATCATCGCATTCTTTGCTACCTACCTTCCGTTTTTGAAGAACAAATTGGCTGAGAAGTGCAGCAACCATAATGCTTCCCTAGCTCGGTATTTAAGTAACCCAAAGTAAAACAAGTTCTCGTAATGGGAATGAACCTGGACACCCATTTTCTGTGGATTTTTTCTTGGCACATTCCATGAGTCCGCCGTTAGTAACGTCAAGAGAGGTGAACCATGGCTTTGCCACGCAGCAAATACGTCCAGGAAGGGCAAGAAGGGGTCTATCACTGTTTCAGCCGGTGCGTCCGCCGGGCATTCCTGTGCGGGTTCGACACGCTCACACTCCGGGACTTCTCCCACCGCAAGGCATGGCTGGTCGACAGGTTGCGGTATCTGGCGGCCATCTTCGCCATCGAAGTCTGCGCCTACGCCGTCATGGAGACTCACTACCACAGTATTTTGCGTACCCGTCCTGACATCGTCGCGCTGTGGTCTGATCGGGAAGTCGCAACCCATTGGCTGACACTCTTCCCCCAACATCGCCACATCAGCGGCGCTCCCATGCCACCCGTCGAGAAGGACATTACCGCCTTGGCGGATCGTCCCGAGCGCATCGCCGAACTACGCAAACGTCTGTGCAGCCTGAGCTGGTTCATGAGTCGGCTCAACGAATTCATCGCCCGGGCGGCAAACAAAGAGGATAAGGTCAAGGGCCGGTTCTGGGAATCGCGGTTCAAATGCCAGGCGCTGCTCGATGAAGCCGCCACCGCCTGCTGCATGGTGTATGTTGACCTCAATCCCATCCGGGCCGGTCTGGCAGCGACTCCGGAAGAGAGCGACTTCACCAGCATCCAGGAACGGATCCGCGCCTGGCGGAAAACAACGATGACTGCCGGCGCCGCTCCGAGCAAAGAGGTCGGGCAACCGATCAATCATGAATCGGTCGGCAAGCGCACGACAGTGCCTGAGAATGCCGCGGCAATCTCGGACCCCATTCCTGACGACCTTTCCATCTGGGCGCATCCCTCAGATGATTGGCTTTGTCCCATTCAATCAGAGTCCGGAAGGCGCGGGATCCTACAGATGACTCCAGCCCAGTATTTCGATCTCGTGGACAAGTCGGGACGGATGATGCGGTCGGGCAAACTGGGAGCCATCGATGCCGATCTCGAGCCAATCCTGCGTCGGATCGGCGCCAATCCCGACGCCTGGTTTGGAACCGTCTCCCGCTTCGGATCCAAATTCCGCCTTGCCGCCGGGATGGTTTCCAGTCTGCGCAATTTTGCAGATCGCCTGGGCAGGCGCTGGCTCCAGGGCGCCGCCATGGCTCGCACCGTTTTCGGATCCCCGCCGCCGCAGTTGGCCTGACGCAACGCGCGCTCAGGAGCGCAATCCGCCGCAGATCTGCATTTCTCTTCCATCCGCCTGATCGCCTCCGGCATGGTTTAGACGGTATCCTCCACGCCCGCCGGCAACGTCCGCCATCGCTCTGACCAGCCGGATGCGTTTCACCCAATTGGCACCAGTCTTTTCCTGTTCGCCAAACTGCCGTTCCTCCGGCTGAGGCTGAGGAATGTAAGCAAGTAGTGGGTGTCCAGCTTCCCCTTCGCGGACGATAAGGCCGCGGCGCACCGACACCGACGGGTTGTTGCAGGAACCCTGCACATCGAGCGCATAGAGGCATGACAGCAGAGCAGGACTGAACGCACCCTCACATGATGCCGCACCTGGCGCTCTCAATACTCGTTACTCAACGGGCGTAGTATCCTTCCTTCGCCCGGATGACGAGATTCATTTGCCATCGGGCCTGTTGCTCCGGCGAGAGCTTGACCTTGATCGATCGGAACTTGCCGTCTCGAGCAACGTTTGATGGTGAGTATCCGAGACTGTAGCGGGCGCGCAGATGATCGAGAAGATCGGCCAATTTCTCGCTTATACCGGACTCGGTTGCAAGGATCACCTCTCCTCCCGTTCTCTGGGCGTAGTTTCGGAGGCTCCCGGGATGAAGCGCTTTGATCGCCGGGAGAAACATGGGATTGTTGACATACAAGACCGCCATGAGTTTGGACAGGGAACTCTGAGCCACCAAACCGCAAACCATGCTGTCCGATTCAAACAACTCCCCAAACGCCTGCCTCTCCGAATGGACGTGACCTCGAGGGAAGTTGGCCACCAACGCATCGTTCAGCACGATGATCACTCTGCGGCCAGGCGCGTTGTGCGACTTGCGTGACTGCACGGCTGCCTGGTAGACCGCCTCGTTCATAAGAGCACGTTCGCTGTTTAAGCTCAGCAACCGGCTCGCTCGGCCGATGGCATTTGCGATCTTTTGCGTGTTGAACGTAAAGTCTTCAACCACCCGGGCGGTTTTGGTGAAGGCCATCACCGCTACCTCGTCTTCAGGTCTCAAATGGCGCAATGCCTGTCCTGCACCTTCAGCCAATTGCCGAAGCACCGGACGTACAGTGGCCGTGATGTCGAACAGAAAGACTATCGACAGGGGCATCGTATCTCTGCTGAAATGAGTAATTTCTTGGCGGACGCCGCCCTCATAAACCGCGAAATCCGATCCAGTCAAACCACCGACTGCCTTCAGGGTCTTCTTGTCCACAACCTGAACATCGACAACCACCAGGTTTGCACTGATCTTGAAGACATTCTGCGGCACGGGCGGCTTCTCTGTCTCTGCAGGCTGGGATCCTGAACTGAACAGCAGCAATACCGCCGCTGCAGCCGCAAATGAAGTGATTCTGCGTTCAAACAGGAGCCTCATCGACGCATCCCGGCCGTTGGCAAAGTTCCGCGTTCGCTTCTACATTTCTGGACGCTTCAACCGGCCAAAGAGTTCACTAAGATCGGTGGGCCGGGGTCGGACCACGCATATTTCATGACTTCAAGTGAGTTACGTTCGGTTTCCTTGATGAAATCTATGGCCGTCGTCATCCTGGGCGGACTGTTCACCTCGACGGCTCTCAGTCTGCTCGTCCTGCCGGCTCTGGCTTTGCGCTACGGCAGATTCGGCAAAGAATAAGATTGGCACTTAAGCCCGCGGCCCGGTTAGACCCTATGTGGAATGTCCTTCTCAGGGAGTCTACCGGCCGCGAAGCCCTCAAAACAGTGCGCTCTATCAGCTGGTCGAGGACCACTTCGACGAGCTCGAGCGCGTCTGGGACGAGCGCTACGAGCGCGAGCACGGATTCTGGCGTCCCGTCTCTGGTACACGGACACTCACCGTTATACGCAAATGCATATTTGCGATCATAGCGTCACCAGACTATGAAGATGAGGATGAAACCGTGTGGGATCGTCACCGTGGCTCTGCAGCGAGGCGATCATGCCGGGCAGCGAGCGGCGATCGAACGTCGACTCTCTCCGTAAGTCAATAGTAAGTCGAAGGCGTCTCTCGCAATGTGATGAATGAGCGTGTTGACGCCATTGGGTGGTATGACATACAATCATACCGCGAGGTCAAAATGTCAAAATCAAAGATCGCAATAACCCTTGAGGAAGCTACCCTGGAACTGCTGGATGAATTAGTCGCGCAGTCCATGTTCCCAAGCCGCAGCCAGGCAATTGAAGAAGCCCTTGGGGAGAAGCTCTCCCGATTGCAGCGCACCCGGCTGGCCAGGGAATGTGCCAAGCTCGATCCTGAATTCGAGCGGGCTCTAGCGGAGGAAGGGATGTCAGAGGACCTAAGGCAATGGCCCGAATACTGAGGGGAGAAATTCGCTGGGCCGACCTGAATCCGGCCCGAGGAAACGAGCAGGAAGGAAAGCGTCCTGTGCTGATACTCAGCCACGACGTTTTTAATGAGCGGTCCGGCACGGTGATTGCGGTGGCGTTGACGAGCCAGCAGCAGCGAGCGGGGTTCCCGCTGACATTGGAGCTTCAATCACAGGATCTTCCCAAGAAATCGTGGGTCAAGATTAGCCAGATCCGCACGCTTGCGATCGAGCGGATAGGTTCCCGGCTCGGTAGAGCGGCGCCGGAAGAACTCGCAAAAGTTGTGGATGGAGTAATGGAAATCATAGGGACATAGTTACACGGCTATCTCACCACGACATTTGCCCCTGCCACGTGCATCTTCGACTGTCCCCCGATATAGCAGGCATGTACCAGTCTGCCACTCGCGCCGGAAAACCGGTGCCTATTTCTTGTCGATTACCCGCTTGGAGAGATCGACGGACCCTTGGCGTACACGCACTGTGAGATCAGATCGTCCCTTTATAGAAGCCTTAAGGGTACTTCTTTTGCAAGGCTGCACCTTTTCAGGATCGATGGACCAACCCAGTAGGTAATATCTGGATATCTCGCTTATGGTCGTAATCAGCGGGAAAACGTGGACACCCACTGTTCTTCGCATCCTTGATGGGTGTCCACATTCTCCCACATTCTCTGGGTGTCCACCTTCTCTGATTGCGATCGCGATTGCGATTCCGATACCGATTCCGACGGGGCGCGCTTTCTACGTCTATTTTCGGGACAGCTTTTCATGCGCTGGGATGCACCCTGTGACGTATGAAAAGGAGTGCGAGGTCGGGCGAGGATGGAGCGCGCGCGTCTCGCGCTCGGTGCGTCCGTTTCCATGAGCCTTGCGCGGGAAACAAGAGCCACCTACAGTCCTTTGCATCCGCTTCGATGCCTGCCCGCAATCTTGGCATGAAGGGGCTTTCCTGAGACTCCGCGGATTCGGCCCTCTGAACAAAATGCGGCAGGAACTTTTCAACCTCCAGGGCGTCTAATTCCCAAGCATCTATCGAGGTCGAGGACTGTCTTGCGTGGGATGAGCCTGGTTGCGATGTGAAAACCGGAGGTTCGACATGCTCGAGGCGCAACGCCTTACCAAGTACTACAACCGCAAGTGTGTGGTCCGGGAAGTCAGCTTCAAAATCCATCCGAATGACATTGTCGGATATCTCGGCCCGAACGGGGCCGGGAAGAGCACAACTGTGAAGATGATTGTGGGGCTGCTCAGATCCTCGAACGGCCAGGTTCTATTCAAGGGTCATCCCATAGAAAAACAGATCATCGAATTCAAGTCGCATCTCGGCTACGTGCCCGAGGAAGCGCTTCTCTATTCTCACCTTTCCGGACGCGAATATCTTCAGCTCGCCGGACGCCTCCGCTCCATGCCGGAAAATGCGCTGAATGCCAAAATCGATGAGCTGCTGCGATTATTTTCACTCACCGCCTCCAAGCACGCGCCGATTTCTTCCTACTCCAAGGGTATGAAGCAAAAGATCATGATGATTGCCGCATTGCTCCATAATCCGGATATTCTGATTCTTGACGAACCTCTTTCAGGCCTCGATGTCACCTCGATTCTCATTGTCAGGAGTCTACTCAAATCTCTGGCCGCTCAAGGCAAGGCTGTCCTCTATAGTTCTCACGTTCTTGAGGTGGTTGAAAAGATATGCAATCGGGTGCTGGTCATCCACAGAGGCAACCTCGTGGCGGATGACTCGATGGAAAACATGAAGCAACTCATGCAGCTCCCGTCACTGGAGGAGATCTTCACTCAGCTGGTTCAGGATGAGAACACGGAACAGGTTGCCCGGCAAATGGCCGAAATTATTCAGAACTAGGAGCGGAGATGCCTGACCCGGATCCGGCCGTTCAATATAAGCACCTGGTGAAACACTTCTTCAGGCGGTTCTTTGATTTCGATGCCATCTCCGCGCCCCAATTGGATCTCATCGAAAAAAACCTTCTGACATTTCAAATCCTGGCCTTGCTGGTTTTGCCCGGTGTATTGAAGAGCCTGTTCCTCATTCCGAAATACGGGTATTACATTTATCGGCCAATCTGGGAACGCGATCTCGCTTCGCTCACCGACAAGTGTTTCTTCCTTTCCCTGTCGATGATTTTGGTCGGATTTATCACGGTGTTCGAATGGGAGATGTTGTTTCCGGATCGTAAGGACTACCTGAATCTGACGCATCTGCCCATTGCGACGCGCACGCTGTTTTATGCAAAGGCAGCCGCATTGGCCGCATTCCTTCTGGTAATCACCGTTGCCATCGACCTTTGCCCGACCTTCCTGTTTCCGGGCGCCGTCCTCGCCAACAACCGCTTTGGCCACGAGGAAATGGGCAAGACGATTTCGGTATCCTTCGGCATTCGATATGTCGTCAGCCACGCGATCAGCATGCTTTTGGGCAACATTTTCATTTTCCTCTCAGCGATCTCCTTGCAGGGGATCCTTATGACGCTGAGGCTGGCGCCCTGGATTTCGCGTTGGATGCGGTTTTTCTGCCTTCTGCTGTTCTTGTCTGCTTTGCTCTCTTTCCCTCAAATCTCATCGGTGGATCAGCTCATCCATAGTGCAAATCCCATCTCCGCCTTTTATCCGCCAATCTGGTTTGTCGGAGTCTACGACGTTCTGCTTGGAACGAAGGATCCGATGTTGCGGGCGATGGCGGGGCGAGCTCTTACGGGGCTGGCCTTTGCATGTGCCTTATCCATACTGAGTTACGCCGTGTGCTACCGGCGATTCCTCCACAAGACCATTGAATTCTGCGGTGGCCGGTTGCAAAAAGCAGGAGGTATCAGAAGGCTGGGCAATTGCATTCTGGATCGTTGGGTTGTCAGAAGCTCGGAAAGCAGGGCATCCTATCATTTCGTGGCACAAACGTTGTTCCGCAGCACGAGGCATACCCTGTATATCGGGACATTCTTTGCCGTGGGGCTTGCGATCGCAGCCACCGGCCTGGCAACAGTGGTTGTGAGCGACGATCGAGCCGTTGCCGGCCATTTGGACAGTGTCCTCCTGTCAATCCCGCTGATACTGTCGTTTTTCCTTCTGGTGGGAATGAGAGTGATCTTTGCGATCCCTGTGGAATTGGAGGCCAACTGGCTATTCCAGATTGCTCCCATGCAACGGATCCAGAACAGCCATGAGGGACTGCGCAAATATCTGATTGGCGCGGTTGTCCTTCCTGTTTATTGTGTTGCCGGGTTCCTATATGCGTTGGTCTGGAATTGGAACATCGTTTGGCTGCACGTGTGCTTTGGGGTCACCGTGTCATGTGTGCTTATGGAATTGCTGCTGTTTCAATTCCCCAAGATACCCTTCACATGCTCCTACCGGTCGGGAGCGGGCCAGATCGTCCTTATGTTTCCGTTTTACTTTCTGGGTTTCAGCGGTTTCGCTTTTGGCCTGGCGAACCTTGGGTCCCACCTGGCGGGTCACCCTTATGAAATCCTGTGTTTCTATGGTCTTGCAGGATCACTCTTGCTGTTATTGATACGTTACAATAACAAGTCGGCTGGCACCTCAATTCGGTTTGAAGAGATATCCGAGGATGCCCCCATACTCTTGGACCTGAAAGGCTGAGGATCCCGATCCTTTGAGGTTGGCATCCCTGCACACGGAAACGAATTCGAACCCGGTTTCCCGTTGATCGCGGAACGGCGGATCGATATGCGGTGTTCTGCCTGCGCTCATATTCGATTGGGCTTTCGCGAATGCGGACACAAGCAGCTGAGGGAAGGGAACCGAAGGGAAGGGCAAACCCGAACAGGGTGGCGCCCGTTGGTTGTCACGCGCACCGGGGTTCCCCGGATCGCCGCCGGCATCCGCCGCTACTGCTTTGCCATCATGCCAGGCGAAAAGGTCACACGCACCGGCTCAGCGGTCAGAAAGAATATTTGAGGGCGATCTCAATTTCGCGCGCGCGCCCGGCGCCGAAGATTTTTCCGAACACGGAAGTTCCGAAAGTGGATTCGGGTTCCTCGAAATTGGTGTTGTTGAAGGCATTGAATAACTGCACGCGGAATTCAACCATGCTCCCGCCCTCGCCGATCCGCGTCCTCTTGATCAGGCTGATGATTTTTGCGGGCGAAATGGCATGATATGATGGCGGTAGAAACTAAATGTATCCGTCGGGTCTCTGTTCCACAGAGGCCGATAGAGCAAGTCGGCTGATGCCTGCCCTTCTGGCCGCTTGTCTGAACCGGAGCGGTCTCAGCCGCGCGATGATGATCAATGGAGCATCATGGAACGCCCCCCAAACGGGCTTTTGACGATTCTCTTGTTGTTTGCGGTCTGCGCCGCGCTCGCGAATCCTGGGACTCACCGTCCATTTCCGCGTGCCGAAATCGATGTCCGCAAGATCATCGATCGCATTGACCGCATTTTCAGAGGCAACTCGTCGATCGGCACGATGGAGATGTCCGTGGTTACGAGCCACTGGCGCCGTGACATGACTCTGGCTATATGGTCCGAAGGGACAGACAAAGTCCTGGTGAAGGTTCTGGCGCCGAAGAAGGAGGCCGGGACGGCGACCTTGAAAGTCGGTTCGGACATCTGGAATTACCTGCCGAAAATCGATCGCACCATCCGGATCCCCACTTCGATGATGATGGCCTCGTGGATGGGCTCTCATTTCACCAACGACGACCTGGTGAAGGAGAGCCGCCTCGTACGGGATTATGACATCAAGCTTTCGTTCGACGGCGCCCGCGACGGTCAGGAGGTTTACGAATTCACGTTGACCCCATTGCCGCAGGCGCCGGTCGTCTGGGGGCGCATCACCATGGTGGTCCGCAAGAACGACTTGATGCCCCTTGGGGCGAAGTATTATGCGGAAGACGGCCGGCTCAAGCGCACCTTGGTGTTCTCCCAGTTTCGGGAGCTGGGAGGGCGGCTGGTTCCGAGTGTCATGCACATGACCCCGGAAGATAAGCCGGGGGAATATACCGAGATACGATATACCGAACTCAAATTCGACATCCCTCTGCCGCCGGACACGTTTTCGCTGGCAGCGTTGCGCAAATAAACAGGAAGAGATGAGCGCGCTTTGGGTCGCACCACGGCTGGGCTGGCGCAATCTTTGGCGAAATCCGCGGCGCAGCATGATCACGCTGGCGGCGATTGCCGCGGCCTATGCGTTTCTCATTGGCCTGATCGGCCTCATGGAAGGGCTCAAGGACCAATTGCTCCGTAACGGCACCCGTCTCCAGCTGGGTGACTTTCAGATCCACGACAGCAGCTACCTCCCGGACCGGAACATCAACGACACCATAGGTGGGGACGAGGGAGTCGATCTGCAAGCGCTGCTTGCCCGCGTCTCCACGCAACCCGAGATCGAGGGCCTTTCTCCCCGCGTTTATGGATTCGGTTTGCTTTCCACCGGTTCCTTCTCGTCCGGGGCCCAGATCCTCGGCGTCGAGCCCGCCGCCGAACTGAGCGTGACCACTCTCCTGCGTGGGCTCCTTCCGGGGAGCGGCTTTCCCGCGAAGGGCGGGCGGGGGTTGATCCTCGGGCATGCGCTGGCAGAAGAGATCCACGCCAAAATCGGCGTCGAGGTGGCTGTGGTGACCCAGGCCGCCGACGGCACTCTGGGCAATGACCTGTTCCAAGTCGTCGGCATCCTGCGCACCGGTTTGACCTATCAGGACCGGTCCCTCGCGGTGACTCACGGGAGCGATTTGCAGGAGCTGCTGGCGTTGGCGCCGGGCCGCATCCACGAACTGGCGGGGCGAATCCGGGATCCGCTCCTCGCCGACGGGATTTGCGCCCGTTTGAACGGCTCCCGGGTGCTGCCGCCGCGCTCGCAGGCCCGGAGTTGGGGGGACCTGTCGCCCCAGTTACGGGACTATGTGAAATTGAGCGAAAGCACGAACGGGTTCATGATATTCATGGTGGCTCTGTTCGCGGCGTTCGGAGTCCTCAACACCACGATGATGGCCGTGTTCGAGAGGACCCGCGAAATCGGCATGCTCGGGTCTCTCGGCATGCATCCGGCACTGATTCTCTTTACCATTCTGCTCGAGAGCCTGTTCCTCACCATGCTGGGATTGGCAGGAGGCTTCGGCATCGGGGCACTGATGATGTCCTATTTGACGGGCCATGGATTGGATTTGAGCCGGTGGATTGGCGAGGTTTCGATGTTGGGCACCCGGATGGATCCCATTCTGAAGGGCGCATGGGTCTGGGACCAGGTGATCTGGGCCGCCGCAGGTTTGATCGCGGCCACGCTGTTCGCGGCCTTTCTGCCCGCGCGCCGCGTAGCCTGGATGCGGCCCGTAGCCGCATTGACTGCGCCGACGGAAGGCTGAGACACTGTGAGGGTCCTGTTCACGATCGCATGGAGAAACATCTGGCGGCACACGCGGCGCACACTCCTGACGGTGGGCACGGTGGCCCTCGGCTTGATGTTGCTCTTGCTTTCCGTTGGACTCGGCGACGGCGGACACTACCAGATGATCGACAGCGCAGTCAGGCTCGGCTCCGGCCACGTGGTAATTCAGGCGCCGGGCTATCAGCAGTCGCGGGGTGTCGCCAAGCTGATCGACGGCGGTGCGCAACGCCGGGCATTGGCGATGCTCGACACCGTCCACGACCGCTTCGCAATCCGGACCGTGCTCAGGCGGGTCTTCGCGTCAGGTCTCGCCGCTTCAGCCGAGGATTCCGCCGGGGTGCAAATGATCGGCATCGAGCCGGCCCGGGAAGAGGCGGTATCGCGCTTTGCCGAAAAGCTGGTCGAAGGCAGGTTTCTCGAATCCGATGATTCGGATGATGTAGTTCTCGGCAGCGGAGTCGCGCGCAGGCTCGCGCTCAGGCCGGGGGACAAGCTCGTCCTCACCGTCCAGGAAGTCGGCGGCGCGGAGCTTCAGTCGATGCTGGTGCATGTCGGCGGGGTGATGCGGACCGGGATGGAGGATTTCGACGAATCGGTCCTTCTGCTGCCGCTGGTCACGGCGCAGCGTTTTTTCAGGATGGGCGAAGGGGTGCATCAGGTTGCCATGCTGATTGCGGACAGCCGTCTTGCGGAGCCTCTGGCGCGTCTCGGCCGGGAACAGCTCCCCGGCCTTGATGTGCTGACCTGGGCGCAGGCGCTGCCCGAGCTCAATGACTTCATCCGCGTCGACGACGCCGGCAACTATCTGTTCAACACGGTCTTCTTTGTGCTGATTGCCTTCCTGGTGCTGAACACGCTACTGATGTCCGTGCTGGAACGGAAACGCGAGTTTGCGCTGCTCGACGCCCTCGGGCTCACACCCGATCGCCGCTTTTCCATGATCATGCTGGAGGCAGGCTTCATCGCCCTTCTGTCGGCCGCCTTCGGCGCTGCGCTCGGATTGCTGGGCCACCTGTACTTTGCCGTCCATGGGATGCCGATAGACTGGTTCTACTCGGGCGAGATCTCGGC
Protein-coding sequences here:
- a CDS encoding transposase — protein: MALPRSKYVQEGQEGVYHCFSRCVRRAFLCGFDTLTLRDFSHRKAWLVDRLRYLAAIFAIEVCAYAVMETHYHSILRTRPDIVALWSDREVATHWLTLFPQHRHISGAPMPPVEKDITALADRPERIAELRKRLCSLSWFMSRLNEFIARAANKEDKVKGRFWESRFKCQALLDEAATACCMVYVDLNPIRAGLAATPEESDFTSIQERIRAWRKTTMTAGAAPSKEVGQPINHESVGKRTTVPENAAAISDPIPDDLSIWAHPSDDWLCPIQSESGRRGILQMTPAQYFDLVDKSGRMMRSGKLGAIDADLEPILRRIGANPDAWFGTVSRFGSKFRLAAGMVSSLRNFADRLGRRWLQGAAMARTVFGSPPPQLA
- a CDS encoding VWA domain-containing protein — protein: MRLLFERRITSFAAAAAVLLLFSSGSQPAETEKPPVPQNVFKISANLVVVDVQVVDKKTLKAVGGLTGSDFAVYEGGVRQEITHFSRDTMPLSIVFLFDITATVRPVLRQLAEGAGQALRHLRPEDEVAVMAFTKTARVVEDFTFNTQKIANAIGRASRLLSLNSERALMNEAVYQAAVQSRKSHNAPGRRVIIVLNDALVANFPRGHVHSERQAFGELFESDSMVCGLVAQSSLSKLMAVLYVNNPMFLPAIKALHPGSLRNYAQRTGGEVILATESGISEKLADLLDHLRARYSLGYSPSNVARDGKFRSIKVKLSPEQQARWQMNLVIRAKEGYYAR
- a CDS encoding ribbon-helix-helix domain-containing protein; amino-acid sequence: MSKSKIAITLEEATLELLDELVAQSMFPSRSQAIEEALGEKLSRLQRTRLARECAKLDPEFERALAEEGMSEDLRQWPEY
- a CDS encoding type II toxin-antitoxin system PemK/MazF family toxin; the protein is MARILRGEIRWADLNPARGNEQEGKRPVLILSHDVFNERSGTVIAVALTSQQQRAGFPLTLELQSQDLPKKSWVKISQIRTLAIERIGSRLGRAAPEELAKVVDGVMEIIGT
- a CDS encoding ABC transporter ATP-binding protein, whose amino-acid sequence is MLEAQRLTKYYNRKCVVREVSFKIHPNDIVGYLGPNGAGKSTTVKMIVGLLRSSNGQVLFKGHPIEKQIIEFKSHLGYVPEEALLYSHLSGREYLQLAGRLRSMPENALNAKIDELLRLFSLTASKHAPISSYSKGMKQKIMMIAALLHNPDILILDEPLSGLDVTSILIVRSLLKSLAAQGKAVLYSSHVLEVVEKICNRVLVIHRGNLVADDSMENMKQLMQLPSLEEIFTQLVQDENTEQVARQMAEIIQN
- a CDS encoding outer membrane lipoprotein-sorting protein, with the translated sequence MERPPNGLLTILLLFAVCAALANPGTHRPFPRAEIDVRKIIDRIDRIFRGNSSIGTMEMSVVTSHWRRDMTLAIWSEGTDKVLVKVLAPKKEAGTATLKVGSDIWNYLPKIDRTIRIPTSMMMASWMGSHFTNDDLVKESRLVRDYDIKLSFDGARDGQEVYEFTLTPLPQAPVVWGRITMVVRKNDLMPLGAKYYAEDGRLKRTLVFSQFRELGGRLVPSVMHMTPEDKPGEYTEIRYTELKFDIPLPPDTFSLAALRK
- a CDS encoding ABC transporter permease → MSALWVAPRLGWRNLWRNPRRSMITLAAIAAAYAFLIGLIGLMEGLKDQLLRNGTRLQLGDFQIHDSSYLPDRNINDTIGGDEGVDLQALLARVSTQPEIEGLSPRVYGFGLLSTGSFSSGAQILGVEPAAELSVTTLLRGLLPGSGFPAKGGRGLILGHALAEEIHAKIGVEVAVVTQAADGTLGNDLFQVVGILRTGLTYQDRSLAVTHGSDLQELLALAPGRIHELAGRIRDPLLADGICARLNGSRVLPPRSQARSWGDLSPQLRDYVKLSESTNGFMIFMVALFAAFGVLNTTMMAVFERTREIGMLGSLGMHPALILFTILLESLFLTMLGLAGGFGIGALMMSYLTGHGLDLSRWIGEVSMLGTRMDPILKGAWVWDQVIWAAAGLIAATLFAAFLPARRVAWMRPVAALTAPTEG
- a CDS encoding ABC transporter permease, translated to MRVLFTIAWRNIWRHTRRTLLTVGTVALGLMLLLLSVGLGDGGHYQMIDSAVRLGSGHVVIQAPGYQQSRGVAKLIDGGAQRRALAMLDTVHDRFAIRTVLRRVFASGLAASAEDSAGVQMIGIEPAREEAVSRFAEKLVEGRFLESDDSDDVVLGSGVARRLALRPGDKLVLTVQEVGGAELQSMLVHVGGVMRTGMEDFDESVLLLPLVTAQRFFRMGEGVHQVAMLIADSRLAEPLARLGREQLPGLDVLTWAQALPELNDFIRVDDAGNYLFNTVFFVLIAFLVLNTLLMSVLERKREFALLDALGLTPDRRFSMIMLEAGFIALLSAAFGAALGLLGHLYFAVHGMPIDWFYSGEISAAGVAFDPVIYSNLSGNRILGCIGLVFLLTLLLALIPARRAARPAEAYLLGRT